The Gouania willdenowi chromosome 3, fGouWil2.1, whole genome shotgun sequence genome includes a region encoding these proteins:
- the lpin1a gene encoding phosphatidate phosphatase LPIN1 isoform X1, whose amino-acid sequence MNYVGQLAGQVFVQVKELYRGLNPATLSGCIDVIVVRQPDGSLQCSPFHVRFGKMGVLRSREKVVDIEINGEPASLHMKLGENGEAFFVKETEDKLEVVPSYLATSPILSTGEELMKSQLSRASFRLHDGIPCGSLPVQNMGLQQSEGGASKKRRKRRRKSRPDGGGRREESGEEFSEEEDMFTIDLSSDEEKETDGGRALQGSSDNIHTHQRTSAALKDALSIPPPCGLSISCPQPTSQFSSIVRSPDDSGSSTPKSDSELSRNKDNPEMLWTWGELPQAAQPSFLTPHQNQNSTVSIPVSDSTHFRAIMDTGTPSLTLYTQQPGDSSLVVDKDVQGKRSENGFCATTQGREVESVGPSSADMEALAACSASHFHHLDESRSGGSPIRKTDSPSKRKEKRSQHLGADGVYLDDITELEPEVAALYFPKSDEGSSSVKGDTDVMVMSVQRCNQSPQSMGSSGADSGVDSMSDHMSDLPHVAISLCGGLTDNKEITRAQFVQRAISYQEFSANPSLIDDPNLVVKIGNKYYNWSTAAPVMLAMQVYQKPLPQASVENIMKEKMPKKGGRWWFSWRSRNSDSKSESAAEAGGDRAESSITMTEDNRLKDDSSSSDEDHRSTMQESGSCESELFLTPGSVCYKKTLRLTSEQLASLQLKEGPNDVVFSVTTQYQGTCRCHGTIYLWSWDDKIIISDIDGTITRSDTLGHILPTLGKDWTHQGIARLYHRVHLNGYKFMYCSARAIGMADMTRGYLHWVNERGTMLPMGPVLLSPSSLFSALHREVIEKKPEKFKIKCLNDIKHLFYPNTEPFYAAFGNRATDVYSYKEVGVPLNRIFTVNPKGELTQEHAKSNISSYIHLCEMVDHVFPMLEQDKEAGHLRSRSFDQCNYWSRELPEGNNEEEDVPHPPKTY is encoded by the exons ATGAACTATGTGGGTCAGCTGGCGGGCCAGGTGTTTGTGCAGGTCAAGGAGCTCTACAGAGGACTCAACCCTGCCACCCTGTCAGGGTGCATAGACGTGATCGTTGTGCGACAGCCCGATGGCTCCCTTCAGTGCTCGCCCTTCCATGTCCGCTTTGGAAAGATGGGTGTGCTGCGTTCTCGTGAGAAAGTG GTGGACATTGAGATCAATGGAGAACCTGCCAGTCTGCACATGAAGCTGGGAGAGAATGGAGAAGCTTTCTTTGTCAAAGAGACTGAGGACAAACTG GAGGTGGTTCCTTCCTACCTTGCTACATCCCCTATCCTATCAACCGGGGAGGAGCTGATGAAGTCTCAGCTGAGCAGGGCGAGTTTTCGCCTCCATG ATGGCATCCCTTGTGGCTCGCTACCCGTCCAGAACATGGGGCTGCAGCAGAGTGAAGGAGGGGCGtcgaagaagaggaggaagaggaggaggaagtcacgACCGGATGGAGGAGGGAGGCGGGAGGAGAGTGGAGAGGAGTTCTCTGAGGAGGAGGACATGTTCACCATCGACTTGAGCTCGGATGAGGAGAAGGAGACGGATGGTGGCAG AGCGCTTCAAGGATCTTCAGACAATATTCACACACACCAGAGAACCAG TGCTGCGTTAAAGGACGCCCTCTCCATCCCTCCTCCTTGTGGCCTGTCCATCTCTTGTCCGCAGCCCACCTCCCAGTTCTCTTCTATTGTTCG TAGTCCAGATGATTCAGGCTCATCAACACCAAAGAGTGACTCTGAGCTATCGAGGAATAAGGACAACCCTGAGATGCTGTGGACGTGGGGGGAGCTGCCTCAGGCTGCACAG CCGTCCTTCCTGACTCCTCATCAGAACCAGAACTCCACGGTCTCCATCCCGGTGTCTGACAGCACTCACTTCAGAGCCATCATGGACACAGGAACTCCATCCCTCACACTTTACACACAGCAGCCAGGAGACAGCTCTCTGGTCGTGGACAAGGACGTTCAAggaaaaaggagtgaaaatggTTTTTGTGCTACGACACAAG GAAGAGAGGTGGAAAGTGTCGGCCCGTCTTCTGCAGACATGGAGGCTTTGGCAGCGTGCTCGGCTTCTCACTTCCATCATTTAGATGAAAGCAGAAGTGGAGGAAGTCCCATCAGAAAAACAGATTCACCCTCAAAGAGGAAAG AAAAGAGAAGCCAACATCTGGGTGCTGATGGTGTGTACCTGGATGACATCACAGAGCTGGAGCCTGAGGTAGCAGCTCTGTACTTTCCAAAGAG TGATGAAGGCAGCAGCTCAGTGAAGGGAGACACAGATGTGATGGTGATGAGCGTGCAGAGATGTAACCAGTCGCCCCAGTCTATGGGCAGCAGTGGAGCTGACAGTGGAGTGGACAGTATGTCCGACCATATGAGCGACCTGCCACATGTGGCCATCTCTTTGTGTGGAGGACTCACTGACAACAAGGAAATCACAAGAG CGCAGTTTGTGCAGAGAGCCATTTCCTACCAGGAGTTTTCAGCAAACCCTTCTCTTATCGATGACCCTAACCTGGTGGTCAAGATCGGAAACAA ATACTACAACTGGAGCACAGCAGCCCCCGTCATGCTGGCCATGCAGGTCTATCAGAAACCACTGCCACAG GCTTCAGTGGAGAACATCATGAAGGAGAAAATGCCTAAGAAAGGAGGACGATGGTGGTTTTCATGGAGAAGCCGAAACAGTGATTCAAAGTCG GAATCTGCAGCAGAGGCTGGAGGAGACAGAGCAGAGAGTTCCATTACAATGACTGAAGACAACAG GCTGAAGGATGACTCCTCCTCCAGTGATGAAGACCACCGGTCCACCATGCAGGAGTCAGGATCCTGTGAGTCTGAGCTGTTCCTGACTCCTGGCAGTGTCTGTTATAAGAAGACTCTTCGTCTCACCTCAGAGCAGCTG GCGAGCCTGCAGCTCAAAGAGGGGCCCAATGACGTGGTCTTCAGTGTGACCACGCAGTATCAAGGCACCTGTAGATGCCACGGCACCATCTATCTGTGGAGCTGGGATGACAAGATCATCATCTCTGACATCGATGGAACCATCACCAG ATCTGATACTCTGGGTCATATCCTGCCCACGCTGGGAAAAGACTGGACCCATCAGGGCATCGCACGTCTTTACCACCGTGTCCACCT GAATGGATATAAATTCATGTACTGCTCAGCGAGAGCCATTGGCATGGCTGATATGACACGAGGATACCTGCACTGGGTCAATGAGCGTGGAACCATGTTGCCAATGGGACCAGTGCTGCTCAGTCCCAGCAGCCTGTTCTCTGCCTTACACAG agAAGTGATAGAAAAGAAACCAGAGAAGTTCAAGATCAAGTGTCTTAATGACATTAAACACCTTTTCTACCCAAACACTGAGCCATTCTACGCCGCGTTTGGCAACAGAGCTACG gATGTGTATTCCTACAAGGAAGTGGGTGTTCCTTTAAACCGCATTTTTACCGTCAATCCAAAAGGAGAGCTGACTCAGGAGCACGCCAAGAGCAACATCTCCTC ATATATCCACCTGTGTGAGATGGTAGACCATGTTTTTCCTATGTTGGAGCAAGATAAGGAAGCAGGCCACCTTCGCTCCAGGTCCTTCGATCAGTGTAACTACTGGAGCAGAGAACTTCCTGAAGGAAACAACGAGGAAGAGGATGTACCTCACCCTCCTAAGACATACTGA
- the lpin1a gene encoding phosphatidate phosphatase LPIN1 isoform X2 has protein sequence MNYVGQLAGQVFVQVKELYRGLNPATLSGCIDVIVVRQPDGSLQCSPFHVRFGKMGVLRSREKVVDIEINGEPASLHMKLGENGEAFFVKETEDKLEVVPSYLATSPILSTGEELMKSQLSRASFRLHDGIPCGSLPVQNMGLQQSEGGASKKRRKRRRKSRPDGGGRREESGEEFSEEEDMFTIDLSSDEEKETDGGRALQGSSDNIHTHQRTSAALKDALSIPPPCGLSISCPQPTSQFSSIVRPDDSGSSTPKSDSELSRNKDNPEMLWTWGELPQAAQPSFLTPHQNQNSTVSIPVSDSTHFRAIMDTGTPSLTLYTQQPGDSSLVVDKDVQGKRSENGFCATTQGREVESVGPSSADMEALAACSASHFHHLDESRSGGSPIRKTDSPSKRKEKRSQHLGADGVYLDDITELEPEVAALYFPKSDEGSSSVKGDTDVMVMSVQRCNQSPQSMGSSGADSGVDSMSDHMSDLPHVAISLCGGLTDNKEITRAQFVQRAISYQEFSANPSLIDDPNLVVKIGNKYYNWSTAAPVMLAMQVYQKPLPQASVENIMKEKMPKKGGRWWFSWRSRNSDSKSESAAEAGGDRAESSITMTEDNRLKDDSSSSDEDHRSTMQESGSCESELFLTPGSVCYKKTLRLTSEQLASLQLKEGPNDVVFSVTTQYQGTCRCHGTIYLWSWDDKIIISDIDGTITRSDTLGHILPTLGKDWTHQGIARLYHRVHLNGYKFMYCSARAIGMADMTRGYLHWVNERGTMLPMGPVLLSPSSLFSALHREVIEKKPEKFKIKCLNDIKHLFYPNTEPFYAAFGNRATDVYSYKEVGVPLNRIFTVNPKGELTQEHAKSNISSYIHLCEMVDHVFPMLEQDKEAGHLRSRSFDQCNYWSRELPEGNNEEEDVPHPPKTY, from the exons ATGAACTATGTGGGTCAGCTGGCGGGCCAGGTGTTTGTGCAGGTCAAGGAGCTCTACAGAGGACTCAACCCTGCCACCCTGTCAGGGTGCATAGACGTGATCGTTGTGCGACAGCCCGATGGCTCCCTTCAGTGCTCGCCCTTCCATGTCCGCTTTGGAAAGATGGGTGTGCTGCGTTCTCGTGAGAAAGTG GTGGACATTGAGATCAATGGAGAACCTGCCAGTCTGCACATGAAGCTGGGAGAGAATGGAGAAGCTTTCTTTGTCAAAGAGACTGAGGACAAACTG GAGGTGGTTCCTTCCTACCTTGCTACATCCCCTATCCTATCAACCGGGGAGGAGCTGATGAAGTCTCAGCTGAGCAGGGCGAGTTTTCGCCTCCATG ATGGCATCCCTTGTGGCTCGCTACCCGTCCAGAACATGGGGCTGCAGCAGAGTGAAGGAGGGGCGtcgaagaagaggaggaagaggaggaggaagtcacgACCGGATGGAGGAGGGAGGCGGGAGGAGAGTGGAGAGGAGTTCTCTGAGGAGGAGGACATGTTCACCATCGACTTGAGCTCGGATGAGGAGAAGGAGACGGATGGTGGCAG AGCGCTTCAAGGATCTTCAGACAATATTCACACACACCAGAGAACCAG TGCTGCGTTAAAGGACGCCCTCTCCATCCCTCCTCCTTGTGGCCTGTCCATCTCTTGTCCGCAGCCCACCTCCCAGTTCTCTTCTATTGTTCG TCCAGATGATTCAGGCTCATCAACACCAAAGAGTGACTCTGAGCTATCGAGGAATAAGGACAACCCTGAGATGCTGTGGACGTGGGGGGAGCTGCCTCAGGCTGCACAG CCGTCCTTCCTGACTCCTCATCAGAACCAGAACTCCACGGTCTCCATCCCGGTGTCTGACAGCACTCACTTCAGAGCCATCATGGACACAGGAACTCCATCCCTCACACTTTACACACAGCAGCCAGGAGACAGCTCTCTGGTCGTGGACAAGGACGTTCAAggaaaaaggagtgaaaatggTTTTTGTGCTACGACACAAG GAAGAGAGGTGGAAAGTGTCGGCCCGTCTTCTGCAGACATGGAGGCTTTGGCAGCGTGCTCGGCTTCTCACTTCCATCATTTAGATGAAAGCAGAAGTGGAGGAAGTCCCATCAGAAAAACAGATTCACCCTCAAAGAGGAAAG AAAAGAGAAGCCAACATCTGGGTGCTGATGGTGTGTACCTGGATGACATCACAGAGCTGGAGCCTGAGGTAGCAGCTCTGTACTTTCCAAAGAG TGATGAAGGCAGCAGCTCAGTGAAGGGAGACACAGATGTGATGGTGATGAGCGTGCAGAGATGTAACCAGTCGCCCCAGTCTATGGGCAGCAGTGGAGCTGACAGTGGAGTGGACAGTATGTCCGACCATATGAGCGACCTGCCACATGTGGCCATCTCTTTGTGTGGAGGACTCACTGACAACAAGGAAATCACAAGAG CGCAGTTTGTGCAGAGAGCCATTTCCTACCAGGAGTTTTCAGCAAACCCTTCTCTTATCGATGACCCTAACCTGGTGGTCAAGATCGGAAACAA ATACTACAACTGGAGCACAGCAGCCCCCGTCATGCTGGCCATGCAGGTCTATCAGAAACCACTGCCACAG GCTTCAGTGGAGAACATCATGAAGGAGAAAATGCCTAAGAAAGGAGGACGATGGTGGTTTTCATGGAGAAGCCGAAACAGTGATTCAAAGTCG GAATCTGCAGCAGAGGCTGGAGGAGACAGAGCAGAGAGTTCCATTACAATGACTGAAGACAACAG GCTGAAGGATGACTCCTCCTCCAGTGATGAAGACCACCGGTCCACCATGCAGGAGTCAGGATCCTGTGAGTCTGAGCTGTTCCTGACTCCTGGCAGTGTCTGTTATAAGAAGACTCTTCGTCTCACCTCAGAGCAGCTG GCGAGCCTGCAGCTCAAAGAGGGGCCCAATGACGTGGTCTTCAGTGTGACCACGCAGTATCAAGGCACCTGTAGATGCCACGGCACCATCTATCTGTGGAGCTGGGATGACAAGATCATCATCTCTGACATCGATGGAACCATCACCAG ATCTGATACTCTGGGTCATATCCTGCCCACGCTGGGAAAAGACTGGACCCATCAGGGCATCGCACGTCTTTACCACCGTGTCCACCT GAATGGATATAAATTCATGTACTGCTCAGCGAGAGCCATTGGCATGGCTGATATGACACGAGGATACCTGCACTGGGTCAATGAGCGTGGAACCATGTTGCCAATGGGACCAGTGCTGCTCAGTCCCAGCAGCCTGTTCTCTGCCTTACACAG agAAGTGATAGAAAAGAAACCAGAGAAGTTCAAGATCAAGTGTCTTAATGACATTAAACACCTTTTCTACCCAAACACTGAGCCATTCTACGCCGCGTTTGGCAACAGAGCTACG gATGTGTATTCCTACAAGGAAGTGGGTGTTCCTTTAAACCGCATTTTTACCGTCAATCCAAAAGGAGAGCTGACTCAGGAGCACGCCAAGAGCAACATCTCCTC ATATATCCACCTGTGTGAGATGGTAGACCATGTTTTTCCTATGTTGGAGCAAGATAAGGAAGCAGGCCACCTTCGCTCCAGGTCCTTCGATCAGTGTAACTACTGGAGCAGAGAACTTCCTGAAGGAAACAACGAGGAAGAGGATGTACCTCACCCTCCTAAGACATACTGA
- the lpin1a gene encoding phosphatidate phosphatase LPIN1 isoform X3 — MCTLPFLPNTDGIPCGSLPVQNMGLQQSEGGASKKRRKRRRKSRPDGGGRREESGEEFSEEEDMFTIDLSSDEEKETDGGRALQGSSDNIHTHQRTSAALKDALSIPPPCGLSISCPQPTSQFSSIVRSPDDSGSSTPKSDSELSRNKDNPEMLWTWGELPQAAQPSFLTPHQNQNSTVSIPVSDSTHFRAIMDTGTPSLTLYTQQPGDSSLVVDKDVQGKRSENGFCATTQGREVESVGPSSADMEALAACSASHFHHLDESRSGGSPIRKTDSPSKRKEKRSQHLGADGVYLDDITELEPEVAALYFPKSDEGSSSVKGDTDVMVMSVQRCNQSPQSMGSSGADSGVDSMSDHMSDLPHVAISLCGGLTDNKEITRAQFVQRAISYQEFSANPSLIDDPNLVVKIGNKYYNWSTAAPVMLAMQVYQKPLPQASVENIMKEKMPKKGGRWWFSWRSRNSDSKSESAAEAGGDRAESSITMTEDNRLKDDSSSSDEDHRSTMQESGSCESELFLTPGSVCYKKTLRLTSEQLASLQLKEGPNDVVFSVTTQYQGTCRCHGTIYLWSWDDKIIISDIDGTITRSDTLGHILPTLGKDWTHQGIARLYHRVHLNGYKFMYCSARAIGMADMTRGYLHWVNERGTMLPMGPVLLSPSSLFSALHREVIEKKPEKFKIKCLNDIKHLFYPNTEPFYAAFGNRATDVYSYKEVGVPLNRIFTVNPKGELTQEHAKSNISSYIHLCEMVDHVFPMLEQDKEAGHLRSRSFDQCNYWSRELPEGNNEEEDVPHPPKTY; from the exons ATG TGTACCCTGCCATTCCTTCCTAACACAGATGGCATCCCTTGTGGCTCGCTACCCGTCCAGAACATGGGGCTGCAGCAGAGTGAAGGAGGGGCGtcgaagaagaggaggaagaggaggaggaagtcacgACCGGATGGAGGAGGGAGGCGGGAGGAGAGTGGAGAGGAGTTCTCTGAGGAGGAGGACATGTTCACCATCGACTTGAGCTCGGATGAGGAGAAGGAGACGGATGGTGGCAG AGCGCTTCAAGGATCTTCAGACAATATTCACACACACCAGAGAACCAG TGCTGCGTTAAAGGACGCCCTCTCCATCCCTCCTCCTTGTGGCCTGTCCATCTCTTGTCCGCAGCCCACCTCCCAGTTCTCTTCTATTGTTCG TAGTCCAGATGATTCAGGCTCATCAACACCAAAGAGTGACTCTGAGCTATCGAGGAATAAGGACAACCCTGAGATGCTGTGGACGTGGGGGGAGCTGCCTCAGGCTGCACAG CCGTCCTTCCTGACTCCTCATCAGAACCAGAACTCCACGGTCTCCATCCCGGTGTCTGACAGCACTCACTTCAGAGCCATCATGGACACAGGAACTCCATCCCTCACACTTTACACACAGCAGCCAGGAGACAGCTCTCTGGTCGTGGACAAGGACGTTCAAggaaaaaggagtgaaaatggTTTTTGTGCTACGACACAAG GAAGAGAGGTGGAAAGTGTCGGCCCGTCTTCTGCAGACATGGAGGCTTTGGCAGCGTGCTCGGCTTCTCACTTCCATCATTTAGATGAAAGCAGAAGTGGAGGAAGTCCCATCAGAAAAACAGATTCACCCTCAAAGAGGAAAG AAAAGAGAAGCCAACATCTGGGTGCTGATGGTGTGTACCTGGATGACATCACAGAGCTGGAGCCTGAGGTAGCAGCTCTGTACTTTCCAAAGAG TGATGAAGGCAGCAGCTCAGTGAAGGGAGACACAGATGTGATGGTGATGAGCGTGCAGAGATGTAACCAGTCGCCCCAGTCTATGGGCAGCAGTGGAGCTGACAGTGGAGTGGACAGTATGTCCGACCATATGAGCGACCTGCCACATGTGGCCATCTCTTTGTGTGGAGGACTCACTGACAACAAGGAAATCACAAGAG CGCAGTTTGTGCAGAGAGCCATTTCCTACCAGGAGTTTTCAGCAAACCCTTCTCTTATCGATGACCCTAACCTGGTGGTCAAGATCGGAAACAA ATACTACAACTGGAGCACAGCAGCCCCCGTCATGCTGGCCATGCAGGTCTATCAGAAACCACTGCCACAG GCTTCAGTGGAGAACATCATGAAGGAGAAAATGCCTAAGAAAGGAGGACGATGGTGGTTTTCATGGAGAAGCCGAAACAGTGATTCAAAGTCG GAATCTGCAGCAGAGGCTGGAGGAGACAGAGCAGAGAGTTCCATTACAATGACTGAAGACAACAG GCTGAAGGATGACTCCTCCTCCAGTGATGAAGACCACCGGTCCACCATGCAGGAGTCAGGATCCTGTGAGTCTGAGCTGTTCCTGACTCCTGGCAGTGTCTGTTATAAGAAGACTCTTCGTCTCACCTCAGAGCAGCTG GCGAGCCTGCAGCTCAAAGAGGGGCCCAATGACGTGGTCTTCAGTGTGACCACGCAGTATCAAGGCACCTGTAGATGCCACGGCACCATCTATCTGTGGAGCTGGGATGACAAGATCATCATCTCTGACATCGATGGAACCATCACCAG ATCTGATACTCTGGGTCATATCCTGCCCACGCTGGGAAAAGACTGGACCCATCAGGGCATCGCACGTCTTTACCACCGTGTCCACCT GAATGGATATAAATTCATGTACTGCTCAGCGAGAGCCATTGGCATGGCTGATATGACACGAGGATACCTGCACTGGGTCAATGAGCGTGGAACCATGTTGCCAATGGGACCAGTGCTGCTCAGTCCCAGCAGCCTGTTCTCTGCCTTACACAG agAAGTGATAGAAAAGAAACCAGAGAAGTTCAAGATCAAGTGTCTTAATGACATTAAACACCTTTTCTACCCAAACACTGAGCCATTCTACGCCGCGTTTGGCAACAGAGCTACG gATGTGTATTCCTACAAGGAAGTGGGTGTTCCTTTAAACCGCATTTTTACCGTCAATCCAAAAGGAGAGCTGACTCAGGAGCACGCCAAGAGCAACATCTCCTC ATATATCCACCTGTGTGAGATGGTAGACCATGTTTTTCCTATGTTGGAGCAAGATAAGGAAGCAGGCCACCTTCGCTCCAGGTCCTTCGATCAGTGTAACTACTGGAGCAGAGAACTTCCTGAAGGAAACAACGAGGAAGAGGATGTACCTCACCCTCCTAAGACATACTGA